One Aneurinibacillus migulanus genomic region harbors:
- a CDS encoding Dps family protein codes for MKNIAEVLNQQIANWTVLYTKLHNYHWYVKGSQFFTLHAKFEEFYNEAALHIDELAERLLALKGAPVATMRESLELASVKEASNKEDAREMVQALINDFEQINKELKEGMELAEKENDEVTGDMLLAIHSSLEKHIWMLTSFLG; via the coding sequence ATGAAAAACATTGCTGAGGTATTAAATCAACAAATTGCAAACTGGACTGTGCTGTACACGAAGCTGCATAACTACCATTGGTATGTGAAAGGTAGCCAATTCTTCACGCTACATGCAAAATTTGAGGAATTCTATAACGAGGCAGCGCTTCATATTGATGAATTGGCCGAAAGATTGCTGGCCTTAAAAGGTGCGCCAGTCGCGACAATGCGTGAATCTCTGGAACTGGCTTCCGTGAAAGAAGCAAGCAATAAGGAAGATGCACGCGAGATGGTACAAGCACTTATAAACGACTTTGAACAGATTAATAAAGAATTAAAAGAAGGTATGGAGCTGGCTGAGAAGGAAAATGATGAAGTAACAGGAGATATGCTGTTGGCAATTCATTCTTCACTAGAGAAGCACATCTGGATGCTCACATCGTTCCTCGGATAA
- a CDS encoding (2Fe-2S) ferredoxin domain-containing protein, with amino-acid sequence MATWDLSGTQHHVFICNGGSCMKRGGEEVTQAVRKAIAEKNADSLIHTTRTRCNGRCEDACVVIAYPQGIWYRGVTPEACPDIIAQLLYEEEARSPQVSYTYSTEGFVPSEEAVTGVKK; translated from the coding sequence ATGGCAACGTGGGATTTATCCGGTACACAGCATCATGTATTCATTTGTAACGGAGGGAGCTGCATGAAGCGCGGTGGGGAAGAAGTTACGCAGGCTGTCCGAAAAGCGATTGCTGAAAAAAATGCGGATTCACTCATTCATACGACACGGACCCGCTGTAACGGTCGGTGTGAAGATGCTTGTGTAGTGATTGCGTATCCCCAGGGAATATGGTATCGCGGAGTAACGCCGGAGGCATGTCCGGATATTATAGCACAACTGCTATATGAAGAAGAGGCACGTTCTCCACAGGTAAGTTATACATACAGCACTGAAGGGTTTGTTCCTTCTGAAGAAGCGGTGACAGGTGTGAAAAAGTAA
- a CDS encoding heavy metal translocating P-type ATPase, with the protein MSEMKTTCTQSVSVKPDLKQAEWKQTLQRHAEGIAAMACGVLTFGAWMLQDSGMAWTFVLYVLAYCVGGYVKAKEGLVTLYKERELDVNLLMLLAAAGAASIGYWFEGAILIFIFSLSGALENYTMKRSSKDIASLMDIKPETALLYKDGKESQIKIEELNIGDFVIVKPGERIPADGIVREGVSSVNQASITGESIPVEKEVEDSVFAGTLNGEGALIIEVTSGSESSLFSKIIRLVQEAQSEMPPTQQFIERFEGVYAKAVVGITLLLMTVPHYVLGWTWSETLYRAMVFLVVASPCALVASIMPAMLSAISNSARKGVLFKGGAHLENLAGIRAIAFDKTGTLTAGRPEITDVVPLQDYSKEQLLWIAGSIESLSEHPIGRAVTEKAEACGRPLLRPKQLTAVTGFGVVAEFENETWKIGKEAFVDARGKHEMLSKLTQRLEMEGKTVIFIQNDRGIAGVLAVQDTLRPEAKETIAQLKKLGITIVMLTGDKRSTAEAIAVEAGVDEVYAELLPQEKVESVKALRERYGKVAMIGDGVNDAPALATASVGIAMGSAGSDAALDTADLVLMNDDLGKIPTAIRLGKKTGRIIKQNIVFSLGVILLLILSNFAQFLSLPLGVIGHEGSTILVILNGLRLLKS; encoded by the coding sequence ATGAGCGAAATGAAAACCACATGTACACAATCTGTATCGGTGAAGCCAGATTTGAAGCAGGCAGAGTGGAAGCAGACGTTGCAACGACATGCTGAAGGTATTGCGGCCATGGCATGCGGCGTGTTGACGTTTGGCGCGTGGATGCTACAGGATAGTGGAATGGCCTGGACTTTCGTGTTGTATGTACTTGCATATTGTGTCGGAGGATATGTGAAAGCGAAAGAAGGTCTCGTTACACTGTATAAAGAGCGGGAGCTGGATGTTAATTTGCTCATGCTGCTCGCAGCGGCCGGGGCAGCCAGCATCGGGTATTGGTTTGAAGGTGCGATTCTCATTTTTATTTTCTCACTGAGCGGGGCGTTGGAGAATTATACAATGAAACGCAGTAGTAAGGACATCGCGTCATTGATGGATATAAAGCCAGAGACTGCCTTGCTGTATAAGGATGGTAAGGAGAGCCAGATTAAGATTGAAGAATTAAACATAGGTGATTTCGTCATTGTTAAGCCGGGTGAGCGCATCCCGGCAGATGGCATCGTCCGTGAAGGTGTATCATCCGTCAACCAGGCATCGATTACTGGTGAATCCATTCCTGTGGAGAAGGAAGTGGAGGATTCGGTATTTGCAGGAACTTTGAACGGAGAAGGCGCTCTAATAATTGAAGTAACAAGTGGAAGCGAGTCAAGCTTATTCTCAAAAATTATTCGTCTCGTACAGGAGGCGCAGAGCGAGATGCCCCCTACACAGCAATTCATCGAGCGCTTTGAAGGAGTGTATGCCAAGGCTGTAGTTGGAATTACGTTGCTGCTGATGACAGTGCCACACTATGTCCTCGGCTGGACCTGGTCTGAGACGTTGTACCGCGCCATGGTATTTCTCGTCGTAGCTTCGCCTTGTGCGCTCGTCGCTTCTATTATGCCAGCGATGCTATCCGCCATATCCAACAGCGCTCGTAAAGGTGTGCTGTTCAAAGGTGGTGCACATCTGGAGAATTTGGCTGGTATCCGTGCGATTGCATTCGATAAAACAGGCACGCTGACAGCAGGAAGACCGGAGATTACTGATGTTGTACCATTACAGGACTATAGTAAAGAGCAACTGTTATGGATTGCAGGATCTATCGAGAGCTTATCCGAGCATCCGATTGGCAGGGCGGTAACAGAAAAAGCGGAAGCTTGTGGAAGACCATTGCTTCGGCCGAAACAATTAACGGCAGTAACCGGATTTGGTGTGGTGGCAGAATTTGAAAATGAGACGTGGAAGATCGGAAAAGAAGCATTCGTGGATGCACGAGGCAAGCATGAAATGCTATCGAAGCTGACCCAGCGTCTGGAGATGGAGGGAAAGACGGTCATCTTCATCCAGAACGACAGGGGGATTGCGGGTGTACTGGCAGTGCAGGATACGCTTCGTCCTGAGGCAAAAGAAACAATAGCTCAATTAAAAAAACTAGGGATTACGATTGTTATGCTAACGGGAGATAAACGCTCAACAGCAGAGGCGATTGCCGTTGAAGCCGGGGTTGATGAAGTATATGCTGAACTCTTGCCGCAAGAGAAGGTTGAAAGCGTCAAAGCACTCAGGGAGCGGTACGGCAAAGTGGCAATGATAGGAGACGGGGTTAACGACGCCCCCGCTTTGGCAACCGCATCGGTCGGTATTGCGATGGGAAGCGCAGGCAGTGATGCGGCTCTTGATACAGCCGACCTGGTACTGATGAATGACGATTTAGGAAAAATTCCAACGGCGATTCGGTTGGGGAAAAAAACAGGGCGGATCATTAAGCAAAACATTGTCTTTTCGCTAGGAGTTATCTTGCTGCTTATTCTATCTAACTTTG